One Bombus vancouverensis nearcticus chromosome 7, iyBomVanc1_principal, whole genome shotgun sequence DNA window includes the following coding sequences:
- the RhoGAPp190 gene encoding rho GTPase-activating protein 190 isoform X2, translated as MARKSDNIKTINVAVVGLSGTEKDKGQVGVGKSCLCNRFMRSLNDDYNVDHISVLSQSDFSGRVVNNDHFLYWGEVTKTAEDGTEYQFQVIEHTEFIDDASFQPFKGGKMEPYAKRCAATKITSAEKLMYICKNQLGIEKEYEQKVLPDGKLNIDGFLCVFDVSVVPNRSIEKQIEIVANILNSLMKTKKPIVLVTTKNDDANEQYVKEAEKLIMRKEYKGSILIVETSAHENINIDLAFMILAQLIDKTKMRSKLTPFAEAARARKELLDASTESLQRLIRIHITDYRALWSQASKKLAQHKEFSTFVELFGIDATQRLFRRHIKKLKDEQVAKKIQGYLDMLPEILHEICPDITNLINEEWSAVQQYIKEHPDFHQYFYECPEDIPWIDCDFGESNGTKIPYDVLETPEAETVFKNHINILQQEQRRLEWKKQFKQLLEETGYVTPGKHLSEVRVLFMGRECFEALSHHDCQEIYDQHQKEIIEKAKHNFQELLLEHADLFYHFKSIAPSGTITQDDIKEITDALVDDFRYKALDRLDQDRKLMLFQHLGFVHCPIREHCPAYPNCMDALIERILGTKAHRPSSWNHSSQWQLTSDNNQLNLVILGSSGLGEEFAREIRAQTEDDEVEIDCQLYTLGYRIIDGDVGLPHNSFTTSDFMPHGSFCIYADDYSFEYIRSSLEKTLLSNLEQEDRLPFQGLPIVIMFVPESTIDELEAIRLRKEGQNLADSLQCPFIDVCIEDLEQDKRFPAPLVKDALQQLIQSINHRAGFLNIYQSVIECLEPDIRIIMCMFCGDPYSVENVLGPLLNHQCCFLSGDRSIVLETFLGESKRRVEVIISSFHGANAFRDELVHGFILVYSTKRKASLATLNAFSMNIPNLPIQIMAVTDTGGANAFFSNDLSHLLITEGNAIADKLQAHFMTSASSCQQKTAFYTPFFKEVWEKKPEIEQAFNMEEPGNLNDSGEGTLEYSALHPMPPPRHESYHLQTPDDGSGSESYEQLTPDGDLGDTGLNEQFADNRATPSDDSDIYSQVDFYREERERDLLKPGDITNKLSGWVKDTFMHQDGVTNSYSHRAFTTGRRHISQAKPRPKGNSQTLKQPGKINLKDFSNVTDAIARMTVGEKDEHGPKITMGHAPLATPELVDLGSEYAQVKDVVPSLYPSYDGDYMYASVQDSIGNNKPKLRHRREKGQPSYSDSDSEWSSLERQRVADVLGKVNKKPPSHKRIRKKRTAIPVAAPKVPSLASMGSGDGIVGLNYNVKEDKSWRVNPTERVSSETPDSSESSDPDHSRSRAKQYKHAAASLRKRFGNSLPQHLPTSLQHPYNVKHMTQEMFSASYDESSLDVSSPREINSPSVKDGDKLNRKKDKQKAKEDEKLEKRRQKEEKLKKHAEKEKEREKKKQEKIKQTKGPSSALSMNQQPLIEDFAQSETNRIPLFLEKCVQFIEDEGLDSEGIYRVPGNRAHVELLFQKFEEDGNVDIHSLDIPVNAVATALKDFFSKRLPPLIDKERMSELEDISGARGISKPMSATCMNMEDRSCRLLALRLMLNKLNPINFDVLKFIFHHFVKVAENCKLNSMDSKNLAICWWPTLLPIEFNDLGRFEAMRPYLEDVVQTMIDQYPFLFCGEEAIVMV; from the exons ATGGCAAGAAAAAGTGATAATATCAAAACCATCAATGTTGCTGTTGTTGGTCTTTCTGGCACTGAGAAAGATAAAGGACAAGTTGGTGTTGGAAAGTCATGTCTGTGTAATCGTTTTATGCGTTCTTTGAATGATGATTATAATGTGGACCATATATCAGTGTTATCACAG TCAGATTTTAGTGGTCGGGTGGTGAATAATGATCATTTCCTATATTGGGGTGAAGTTACAAAAACAGCAGAGGATGGGACAGAGTATCAATTTCAAGTGATAGAACATACAGAGTTTATAGATGATGCATCATTTCAGCCTTTTAAGGGTGGTAAAATGGAACCTTATGCAAAACGATGTGCAGCCACCAAAATTACTAGTGCAGAAAAGCTTATGTATATTTGCAAAAATCAATTAGGCATAGAAAAAGAATATGAACAAAAAGTTTTACCAGATGGTAAATTAAATATTGATGGCTTTTTGTGTGTATTTGATGTAAGCGTTGTACCAAATAGATCTATAGAAAAACAGATTGAAATAGTAGCAAATATATTGAACAGTTTAATGAAAACTAAAAAACCAATAGTTTTGGTAACAACTAAAAATGATGATGCTAATGAACAATATGTAAAAGAAgctgaaaaattaataatgcGTAAAGAATATAAAGGTTCCATTTTAATAGTTGAAACATCTGCACATGAAAATATCAATATTGATTTGGCATTTATGATTTTGGCCCAATTGATTGATAAAACTAAAATGCGAAGTAAGCTAACACCATTCGCGGAAGCAGCTAGAGCTAGAAAAGAATTATTGGATGCATCTACAGAATCTTTACAAAGATTGATTCGAATACATATTACCGACTATAGAGCATTGTGGTCTCAAGCATCCAAAAAACTAGCCCAACATAAAGAATTTTCAACATTTGTAGAATTATTTGGTATTGATGCAACCCAAAGATTATTTAGGAGACATATTAAGAAATTGAAAGATGAACAAGTGGCAAAGAAGATTCAAGGATATTTAGATATGCTACCTGAAATTCTTCATGAAATATGTCCTGATATAACAAATTTGATTAATGA agaGTGGTCTGCAGTACAACAGTATATAAAAGAACATCCCGATTTTCatcaatatttttatgaatgtccCGAGGATATCCCGTGGATTGATTGTGATTTTGGTGAAAGCAATGGAACAAAGATTCCTTATGATGTTTTGGAAACACCAGAAGCAGAAACTGTTTTCAAAaatcatataaatatattgcaACAAGAACAGCGGCGATTAGA ATGGAAAAAACAGTTTAAGCAATTATTGGAAGAAACTGGCTATGTTACACCAGGAAAGCATTTGTCTGAAGTTAGAGTTCTTTTTATGGGCAGAGAATGCTTTGAAGCTCTTTCTCACCATGATTGTCAAGAAATATATGATCAACATCAAAAGGAGATTATTGAGAAAGCAAAACATAATTTTCAA GAACTACTACTAGAACATGCTGAtttgttttatcattttaaaagtATAGCACCATCTGGTACTATAACACAAgatgatattaaagaaataacaGATGCATTGGTGGATGATTTtag GTATAAGGCTTTAGATAGGCTAGATCAAGATAGAAAATTAATGCTTTTTCAACATTTGGGTTTTGTACATTGTCCCATAAGGGAACATTGTCCAGCTTATCCAAATTGCATGGATGCGCTTATAGAACGTATACTTGGAACAAAAGCTCACAG ACCTTCTTCATGGAATCACAGTAGCCAATGGCAATTAACATCTGATAATAATCAATTAAATTTAGTCATACTTGGAAGCAGTGGACTTGGCGAAGAATTCGCTCGTGAAATAAGAGCACAAACGGAGGACGACGAAGTAGAAATTGATTGTCAGTTATATACACTTGGATATCGAATAATCGATGGTGACGTCGGACTACCACACAATTCATTTACTACTTCTGACTTTATGCCTCATG GTTCATTCTGTATTTACGCAGACGATTATTCATTTGAATATATTCGTTCTTCTTTAGAGAAAACTTTATTGTCGAATTTAGAACAAGAAGATAGGTTACCATTTCAAGGATTACCTATTGTTATTATGTTTGTGCCAGAATCAACTATAGACGAATTAGAAGCAATAAGACTTAGGAAAGAGGGTCAAAATCTTGCTGATAG TCTACAGTGTCCATTTATCGATGTCTGCATAGAGGATTTAGAGCAAGACAAAAGGTTCCCTGCTCCGCTTGTGAAAGATGCATTGCAGCAACTTATACAATCTATAAATCACAGAGctggttttttaaatatttaccaAAGTGTTATTGAATGTTTGGAACCGGATATTAG aataatAATGTGTATGTTTTGTGGGGATCCGTATTCTGTCGAGAACGTACTCGGTCCTTTACTTAATCATCAATGTTGTTTCCTTAGTGGCGATCGATCGATTGTTTTAGAAACATTTCTAGGAGAATCGAAACGAAGAGTTGAAGTTATTATTTCTAGCTTCCATGGAGCAAATGCATTTAGGGACGAATTAGTACATGGTTTCATATTGGTTTATTCTACAAAAAGGAAAGCATCACTTGCAACCCTTAA TGCATTTTCTATGAATATACCAAACTTACCGATACAAATAATGGCTGTGACCGATACTGGAGGTGCTAATGCTTTCTTCAGTAATGATTTAAGTCATTTACTTATCACGGAAGGAAATGCAATTGCGGATAAATTGCAAGCGCATTTTATGACCTCAGCATCCAGTTGCCAACAAAAGA cgGCATTTTATACCCCATTCTTCAAAGAGGTATGGGAGAAAAAACCTGAAATTGAACAAGCATTTAATATGGAAGAGCCAGGTAATCTGAATGATAGTGGCGAAGGAACTTTGGAATACTCTGCGTTACATCCTATGCCGCCGCCACGACATGAAAGTTATCACCTTCAAACACCAGATGATGG AAGTGGTTCCGAATCGTACGAGCAATTAACTCCTGATGGTGATCTTGGAGACACGGGATTAAATGAACAGTTTGCAGACAATAGAGCTACACCTAGTGACGACAGTGATATTTATAGCCAAGTAGATTTTTAtagggaagaaagagagagagatctGTTAAAACCAGGAGACATTACAAACAAATTATCCG GTTGGGTGAAAGATACATTTATGCATCAAGATGGAGTAACTAATAGTTACTCCCATAGAGCTTTCACAACAGGCAGGCGTCATATTTCCCAGGCAAAACCGCGACCGAAAGGAAATAGCCAAACTTTAAAACAACCtggtaaaataaatttaaaagattTTTCAAATGTGACAGATGCCATAGCTAGAATGACAGTAGGTGAAAAGGATGAACACGGTCCGAAGATAACTATGGGTCATGCTCCTCTTGCTACACCTGAATTGGTAGATTTAGGTTCTGAATATGCCCAAGTTAAAGACGTTGTACCAAGCCTATATCCTTCTTACGATGGCGATTATATGTATGCTTCAGTACAAGATTCTATCGGAAATAATAAACCTAAGTTACGTCACAGACGCGAGAAAGGACAACCCT CATACAGTGATTCTGATTCTGAATGGAGTTCTTTGGAGAGACAGAGGGTTGCTGATGTCTTAGGTAAAGTAAACAAAAAACCACCATCGCATAAAAGGATACGAAAAAAACGTACGGCTATACCTGTCGCTGCACCTAAAGTCCCATCATTGGCTAGCATGGGAAGTGGGGATGGTATTGTTGGTCTGAATTATAATGTTAAAGAGGATAAAAGTTGGCGAGTAAATCCTACAGAAAGAG tgtctAGTGAAACACCAGATTCTTCCGAATCTAGTGATCCGGACCACTCGAGATCGAGAGCAAAACAATATAAACACGCTGCTGCTAGTCTACGAAAAAGATTTGGAAATTCATTGCCACAACATCTACCTACATCATTACAACATCCCTACAATGTAAAACATATGACTCAAGAAATGTTTAGTGCTTCCT ATGATGAATCCAGTTTAGATGTTTCGTCTCCACGAGAAattaattctcccagt GTCAAAGATGGCGATAAATTAAACAGAAAGAAGGATAAACAAAAAGCGAAAGAAGATGAGAAGCTAGAGAAGCGTCGTCAAAAGGAGGAGAAGCTTAAAAAACACgcggagaaggaaaaggaaagggagaaaaagaagcaagaaaaaataaaacaaactaAAGGCCCTAGTTCAGCATTAAGTATGAATCAACAACCGCTAATCGAAGACTTTGCACAAAGTGAAACAAATCGAATACCTCTGTTTCTCGAAAAATGTGTGCAATTTATTGAAGATGAAGGATTAGATTCTGAAGGGATATATAGGGTTCCTGGAAATAGAGCACACGTTGAACTTCTCTTTCAAAAGTTTGAAGAAG ATGGAAACGTGGACATACATTCATTGGACATACCTGTAAATGCTGTTGCGACTGCTTTAAAAGACTTTTTTTCAAAAAGGCTACCACCATTGATTGACAAAGAACGAATGAGCGAACTCGAGGACATTTCgg GTGCCCGTGGTATTAGCAAACCGATGTCAGCAACATGTATGAATATGGAAG ATCGAAGCTGCAGACTATTGGCACTACGTTTGATGCTCAACAAATTGAATCCAATTAATTTTGATGTACTTAAATTTATCTTTCATCATTTTGTAAA agtGGCTGAAAATTGTAAGCTGAACAGTATGGACAGTAAAAATTTGGCAATCTGCTGGTGGCCTACTTTATTGCCTATAGAATTTAACGATCTTGGCAGATTTGAAGCAATGAGACCATACTTAGAAGATGTTGTTCAGACGATGATAGATCAATATCCTTTCCTCTTTTGTGGTGAAGAAGCTATCGTAATGGTGTAG
- the RhoGAPp190 gene encoding rho GTPase-activating protein 190 isoform X1, with translation MARKSDNIKTINVAVVGLSGTEKDKGQVGVGKSCLCNRFMRSLNDDYNVDHISVLSQSDFSGRVVNNDHFLYWGEVTKTAEDGTEYQFQVIEHTEFIDDASFQPFKGGKMEPYAKRCAATKITSAEKLMYICKNQLGIEKEYEQKVLPDGKLNIDGFLCVFDVSVVPNRSIEKQIEIVANILNSLMKTKKPIVLVTTKNDDANEQYVKEAEKLIMRKEYKGSILIVETSAHENINIDLAFMILAQLIDKTKMRSKLTPFAEAARARKELLDASTESLQRLIRIHITDYRALWSQASKKLAQHKEFSTFVELFGIDATQRLFRRHIKKLKDEQVAKKIQGYLDMLPEILHEICPDITNLINEEWSAVQQYIKEHPDFHQYFYECPEDIPWIDCDFGESNGTKIPYDVLETPEAETVFKNHINILQQEQRRLEWKKQFKQLLEETGYVTPGKHLSEVRVLFMGRECFEALSHHDCQEIYDQHQKEIIEKAKHNFQELLLEHADLFYHFKSIAPSGTITQDDIKEITDALVDDFRYKALDRLDQDRKLMLFQHLGFVHCPIREHCPAYPNCMDALIERILGTKAHRPSSWNHSSQWQLTSDNNQLNLVILGSSGLGEEFAREIRAQTEDDEVEIDCQLYTLGYRIIDGDVGLPHNSFTTSDFMPHGSFCIYADDYSFEYIRSSLEKTLLSNLEQEDRLPFQGLPIVIMFVPESTIDELEAIRLRKEGQNLADSLQCPFIDVCIEDLEQDKRFPAPLVKDALQQLIQSINHRAGFLNIYQSVIECLEPDIRIIMCMFCGDPYSVENVLGPLLNHQCCFLSGDRSIVLETFLGESKRRVEVIISSFHGANAFRDELVHGFILVYSTKRKASLATLNAFSMNIPNLPIQIMAVTDTGGANAFFSNDLSHLLITEGNAIADKLQAHFMTSASSCQQKTAFYTPFFKEVWEKKPEIEQAFNMEEPGNLNDSGEGTLEYSALHPMPPPRHESYHLQTPDDGMSVTFRSGSESYEQLTPDGDLGDTGLNEQFADNRATPSDDSDIYSQVDFYREERERDLLKPGDITNKLSGWVKDTFMHQDGVTNSYSHRAFTTGRRHISQAKPRPKGNSQTLKQPGKINLKDFSNVTDAIARMTVGEKDEHGPKITMGHAPLATPELVDLGSEYAQVKDVVPSLYPSYDGDYMYASVQDSIGNNKPKLRHRREKGQPSYSDSDSEWSSLERQRVADVLGKVNKKPPSHKRIRKKRTAIPVAAPKVPSLASMGSGDGIVGLNYNVKEDKSWRVNPTERVSSETPDSSESSDPDHSRSRAKQYKHAAASLRKRFGNSLPQHLPTSLQHPYNVKHMTQEMFSASYDESSLDVSSPREINSPSVKDGDKLNRKKDKQKAKEDEKLEKRRQKEEKLKKHAEKEKEREKKKQEKIKQTKGPSSALSMNQQPLIEDFAQSETNRIPLFLEKCVQFIEDEGLDSEGIYRVPGNRAHVELLFQKFEEDGNVDIHSLDIPVNAVATALKDFFSKRLPPLIDKERMSELEDISGARGISKPMSATCMNMEDRSCRLLALRLMLNKLNPINFDVLKFIFHHFVKVAENCKLNSMDSKNLAICWWPTLLPIEFNDLGRFEAMRPYLEDVVQTMIDQYPFLFCGEEAIVMV, from the exons ATGGCAAGAAAAAGTGATAATATCAAAACCATCAATGTTGCTGTTGTTGGTCTTTCTGGCACTGAGAAAGATAAAGGACAAGTTGGTGTTGGAAAGTCATGTCTGTGTAATCGTTTTATGCGTTCTTTGAATGATGATTATAATGTGGACCATATATCAGTGTTATCACAG TCAGATTTTAGTGGTCGGGTGGTGAATAATGATCATTTCCTATATTGGGGTGAAGTTACAAAAACAGCAGAGGATGGGACAGAGTATCAATTTCAAGTGATAGAACATACAGAGTTTATAGATGATGCATCATTTCAGCCTTTTAAGGGTGGTAAAATGGAACCTTATGCAAAACGATGTGCAGCCACCAAAATTACTAGTGCAGAAAAGCTTATGTATATTTGCAAAAATCAATTAGGCATAGAAAAAGAATATGAACAAAAAGTTTTACCAGATGGTAAATTAAATATTGATGGCTTTTTGTGTGTATTTGATGTAAGCGTTGTACCAAATAGATCTATAGAAAAACAGATTGAAATAGTAGCAAATATATTGAACAGTTTAATGAAAACTAAAAAACCAATAGTTTTGGTAACAACTAAAAATGATGATGCTAATGAACAATATGTAAAAGAAgctgaaaaattaataatgcGTAAAGAATATAAAGGTTCCATTTTAATAGTTGAAACATCTGCACATGAAAATATCAATATTGATTTGGCATTTATGATTTTGGCCCAATTGATTGATAAAACTAAAATGCGAAGTAAGCTAACACCATTCGCGGAAGCAGCTAGAGCTAGAAAAGAATTATTGGATGCATCTACAGAATCTTTACAAAGATTGATTCGAATACATATTACCGACTATAGAGCATTGTGGTCTCAAGCATCCAAAAAACTAGCCCAACATAAAGAATTTTCAACATTTGTAGAATTATTTGGTATTGATGCAACCCAAAGATTATTTAGGAGACATATTAAGAAATTGAAAGATGAACAAGTGGCAAAGAAGATTCAAGGATATTTAGATATGCTACCTGAAATTCTTCATGAAATATGTCCTGATATAACAAATTTGATTAATGA agaGTGGTCTGCAGTACAACAGTATATAAAAGAACATCCCGATTTTCatcaatatttttatgaatgtccCGAGGATATCCCGTGGATTGATTGTGATTTTGGTGAAAGCAATGGAACAAAGATTCCTTATGATGTTTTGGAAACACCAGAAGCAGAAACTGTTTTCAAAaatcatataaatatattgcaACAAGAACAGCGGCGATTAGA ATGGAAAAAACAGTTTAAGCAATTATTGGAAGAAACTGGCTATGTTACACCAGGAAAGCATTTGTCTGAAGTTAGAGTTCTTTTTATGGGCAGAGAATGCTTTGAAGCTCTTTCTCACCATGATTGTCAAGAAATATATGATCAACATCAAAAGGAGATTATTGAGAAAGCAAAACATAATTTTCAA GAACTACTACTAGAACATGCTGAtttgttttatcattttaaaagtATAGCACCATCTGGTACTATAACACAAgatgatattaaagaaataacaGATGCATTGGTGGATGATTTtag GTATAAGGCTTTAGATAGGCTAGATCAAGATAGAAAATTAATGCTTTTTCAACATTTGGGTTTTGTACATTGTCCCATAAGGGAACATTGTCCAGCTTATCCAAATTGCATGGATGCGCTTATAGAACGTATACTTGGAACAAAAGCTCACAG ACCTTCTTCATGGAATCACAGTAGCCAATGGCAATTAACATCTGATAATAATCAATTAAATTTAGTCATACTTGGAAGCAGTGGACTTGGCGAAGAATTCGCTCGTGAAATAAGAGCACAAACGGAGGACGACGAAGTAGAAATTGATTGTCAGTTATATACACTTGGATATCGAATAATCGATGGTGACGTCGGACTACCACACAATTCATTTACTACTTCTGACTTTATGCCTCATG GTTCATTCTGTATTTACGCAGACGATTATTCATTTGAATATATTCGTTCTTCTTTAGAGAAAACTTTATTGTCGAATTTAGAACAAGAAGATAGGTTACCATTTCAAGGATTACCTATTGTTATTATGTTTGTGCCAGAATCAACTATAGACGAATTAGAAGCAATAAGACTTAGGAAAGAGGGTCAAAATCTTGCTGATAG TCTACAGTGTCCATTTATCGATGTCTGCATAGAGGATTTAGAGCAAGACAAAAGGTTCCCTGCTCCGCTTGTGAAAGATGCATTGCAGCAACTTATACAATCTATAAATCACAGAGctggttttttaaatatttaccaAAGTGTTATTGAATGTTTGGAACCGGATATTAG aataatAATGTGTATGTTTTGTGGGGATCCGTATTCTGTCGAGAACGTACTCGGTCCTTTACTTAATCATCAATGTTGTTTCCTTAGTGGCGATCGATCGATTGTTTTAGAAACATTTCTAGGAGAATCGAAACGAAGAGTTGAAGTTATTATTTCTAGCTTCCATGGAGCAAATGCATTTAGGGACGAATTAGTACATGGTTTCATATTGGTTTATTCTACAAAAAGGAAAGCATCACTTGCAACCCTTAA TGCATTTTCTATGAATATACCAAACTTACCGATACAAATAATGGCTGTGACCGATACTGGAGGTGCTAATGCTTTCTTCAGTAATGATTTAAGTCATTTACTTATCACGGAAGGAAATGCAATTGCGGATAAATTGCAAGCGCATTTTATGACCTCAGCATCCAGTTGCCAACAAAAGA cgGCATTTTATACCCCATTCTTCAAAGAGGTATGGGAGAAAAAACCTGAAATTGAACAAGCATTTAATATGGAAGAGCCAGGTAATCTGAATGATAGTGGCGAAGGAACTTTGGAATACTCTGCGTTACATCCTATGCCGCCGCCACGACATGAAAGTTATCACCTTCAAACACCAGATGATGG TATGTCTGTAACTTTCAGAAGTGGTTCCGAATCGTACGAGCAATTAACTCCTGATGGTGATCTTGGAGACACGGGATTAAATGAACAGTTTGCAGACAATAGAGCTACACCTAGTGACGACAGTGATATTTATAGCCAAGTAGATTTTTAtagggaagaaagagagagagatctGTTAAAACCAGGAGACATTACAAACAAATTATCCG GTTGGGTGAAAGATACATTTATGCATCAAGATGGAGTAACTAATAGTTACTCCCATAGAGCTTTCACAACAGGCAGGCGTCATATTTCCCAGGCAAAACCGCGACCGAAAGGAAATAGCCAAACTTTAAAACAACCtggtaaaataaatttaaaagattTTTCAAATGTGACAGATGCCATAGCTAGAATGACAGTAGGTGAAAAGGATGAACACGGTCCGAAGATAACTATGGGTCATGCTCCTCTTGCTACACCTGAATTGGTAGATTTAGGTTCTGAATATGCCCAAGTTAAAGACGTTGTACCAAGCCTATATCCTTCTTACGATGGCGATTATATGTATGCTTCAGTACAAGATTCTATCGGAAATAATAAACCTAAGTTACGTCACAGACGCGAGAAAGGACAACCCT CATACAGTGATTCTGATTCTGAATGGAGTTCTTTGGAGAGACAGAGGGTTGCTGATGTCTTAGGTAAAGTAAACAAAAAACCACCATCGCATAAAAGGATACGAAAAAAACGTACGGCTATACCTGTCGCTGCACCTAAAGTCCCATCATTGGCTAGCATGGGAAGTGGGGATGGTATTGTTGGTCTGAATTATAATGTTAAAGAGGATAAAAGTTGGCGAGTAAATCCTACAGAAAGAG tgtctAGTGAAACACCAGATTCTTCCGAATCTAGTGATCCGGACCACTCGAGATCGAGAGCAAAACAATATAAACACGCTGCTGCTAGTCTACGAAAAAGATTTGGAAATTCATTGCCACAACATCTACCTACATCATTACAACATCCCTACAATGTAAAACATATGACTCAAGAAATGTTTAGTGCTTCCT ATGATGAATCCAGTTTAGATGTTTCGTCTCCACGAGAAattaattctcccagt GTCAAAGATGGCGATAAATTAAACAGAAAGAAGGATAAACAAAAAGCGAAAGAAGATGAGAAGCTAGAGAAGCGTCGTCAAAAGGAGGAGAAGCTTAAAAAACACgcggagaaggaaaaggaaagggagaaaaagaagcaagaaaaaataaaacaaactaAAGGCCCTAGTTCAGCATTAAGTATGAATCAACAACCGCTAATCGAAGACTTTGCACAAAGTGAAACAAATCGAATACCTCTGTTTCTCGAAAAATGTGTGCAATTTATTGAAGATGAAGGATTAGATTCTGAAGGGATATATAGGGTTCCTGGAAATAGAGCACACGTTGAACTTCTCTTTCAAAAGTTTGAAGAAG ATGGAAACGTGGACATACATTCATTGGACATACCTGTAAATGCTGTTGCGACTGCTTTAAAAGACTTTTTTTCAAAAAGGCTACCACCATTGATTGACAAAGAACGAATGAGCGAACTCGAGGACATTTCgg GTGCCCGTGGTATTAGCAAACCGATGTCAGCAACATGTATGAATATGGAAG ATCGAAGCTGCAGACTATTGGCACTACGTTTGATGCTCAACAAATTGAATCCAATTAATTTTGATGTACTTAAATTTATCTTTCATCATTTTGTAAA agtGGCTGAAAATTGTAAGCTGAACAGTATGGACAGTAAAAATTTGGCAATCTGCTGGTGGCCTACTTTATTGCCTATAGAATTTAACGATCTTGGCAGATTTGAAGCAATGAGACCATACTTAGAAGATGTTGTTCAGACGATGATAGATCAATATCCTTTCCTCTTTTGTGGTGAAGAAGCTATCGTAATGGTGTAG